The Thermodesulfovibrionales bacterium DNA segment TACTGAGGAACGCCGAGACATACAAGACGCAGGTCTTTAAGATCCTCGATCCTGAGAAGACGCGGATACGGTTCAATAGTGAATGGCTCTCAAAGATGAAGACGATGGAACTCGTCAAGCTCGGGGCGATGCAGACCGTAGCGAGGATGCTCGAACGGGAGGATTTCAAGAAGCGATACAGGAACCAACAGGATATCAGCATACTCGAATTCTACTATCCGCTGTTCCAGGCCTATGATTCTGTGGCCCTGAAGGCTGACGTGGAACTCGGCGGTACGGACCAGAAGTTCAACCTCCTCATGGGGAGGACGATGCAGCGGAAGATGGAGATGGAGGAGCAGGTCGTCATCATGATGCCCCTGCTCGAGGGACTTGACGGCGTGAACAAGATGTCGAAGAGCCTCGGGAACTACATCGGCATCGACGAGCCCGCCTTTGCCTACGTAAAAGGAGAGGCGACCGGCATGTTTCCGAAGATCATGAGGATACCGGACGGCCTGATACTCCGTTACTATGAACTCCTGAGCCATATCTCTCTCGATGGCCTGGAAGACCTTAAGAGGCAGAGCGAAGAGGGCTCCTTCGACCCTCTAAAGGCAAAAAGCGATTTTGCGATAGAGGTCGTGACGCGGTATCACGGACGTGAGGCAGCTGAGAAGGCTCGGATAGAATTCGAGCATATCAAGGCGAGGGAACTGCCGGACGATATCCCCGAAATTACCGTGACCCTTGGTGGTCCTGGCCAGGCGAGGTCTCCCTGGCTCCCCCAGATCATGAAAGACGCGGGCCTTGCGAAAGGGACAGGCGAGGCGATGAGGCTCATCCAACAGGGAGGGGTAAAAGTTGATGACAAAGCTGTTGCGGATCCCAATATCCTGTTCGAAAGAGGTGAGCACGTCATTAGGGTCGGAAAGAGAAGATTTCTCAGAGTGAAGGTTGAGGGCTGATCGCCCTCCCGTAAGACAACATTTTCTTCATCGTCATTAAGCGGCATTGCCCTCGACGAAAGGGCCTTGGTTCTTCTGTCAGACCGCCCGCGGTTACGTCATTTCTGTGGTGAATAACCTCCATGCGGTCTTGCATGAGAAATCTAATTCTTCCCTACGCTCTTCATCGTATTCAACAGGGAAAGAAGCTTCATGCTGCCTGCTTCCATGTTCTTGAATTCCCGAAAAGCGGCACGATCATCACCTGCAAGCTTGAGCTCATAAGCGCGCTCGGCAGCTTTATGGAGCTCGGTGTGCACTTTCCTAATTTCTCGTATTTCAGAATCGGCGGCATATTTCATGATTTCTTCGGAACAGAGCCATCGCCCGAACTTGCAATCATCCGGAGAAATATATTCCGCCTCAGTGACACGTCCCTTCCCGTCAAGAAATTTCCTCAATTGGACTTTCCATTTTATGTGGTAGAGCATCGCCCTAGCGTAAACACGTGCCTTCATGATCCTAACCCGCTTTCTTTTCCTGTCTGCCTTCTTGATTCTTTTATAGCAAAGGGCAGGGGGAAAAACAATTGGAAGAAGTTCCTATTTTCGAGCAAAAATCTTCTTATGAACGAATTCGCAAAACGACAGCTTTTCGTCGCAGTTCTGATTGTGATAACGCAGTGCGAAACAGGAATAAACGGCCCTATTTCGTGAAGGATTCTATCTGTCCCGGACGGTCAGGACGAAATATCC contains these protein-coding regions:
- the tyrS gene encoding tyrosine--tRNA ligase, whose product is MLEPDRQLEIIKRGTVEIILESDLIRKLERSYEKKKPLVVKAGFDPTAPDIHLGHTVLLEKMRQFQELGHEIVFLIGDFTGMIGDPTGKSETRKPLTEEEVLRNAETYKTQVFKILDPEKTRIRFNSEWLSKMKTMELVKLGAMQTVARMLEREDFKKRYRNQQDISILEFYYPLFQAYDSVALKADVELGGTDQKFNLLMGRTMQRKMEMEEQVVIMMPLLEGLDGVNKMSKSLGNYIGIDEPAFAYVKGEATGMFPKIMRIPDGLILRYYELLSHISLDGLEDLKRQSEEGSFDPLKAKSDFAIEVVTRYHGREAAEKARIEFEHIKARELPDDIPEITVTLGGPGQARSPWLPQIMKDAGLAKGTGEAMRLIQQGGVKVDDKAVADPNILFERGEHVIRVGKRRFLRVKVEG
- a CDS encoding CZB domain-containing protein; its protein translation is MKARVYARAMLYHIKWKVQLRKFLDGKGRVTEAEYISPDDCKFGRWLCSEEIMKYAADSEIREIRKVHTELHKAAERAYELKLAGDDRAAFREFKNMEAGSMKLLSLLNTMKSVGKN